GAACAGCTGATCACCATCAGCCCCAGCAACGAAGTCCTGAACGAACAGGGGCAGCACTTTGGCATTTGGCGACAAGAGGGAGCCAACCTCCGCATTGAGTTCGCCGAAGAAAGCTTCGGCTTTGCCTTGATGCAGATCACCAAGAATCGCGTCCTTCAAGGTCGTCATCTACAAAAACATGACGGCCGCCTCCGAGGCTACGAAATGATCCCCGAGTAAGCGATTTGCAACTGCCCTGTAGCAGAGATCCGACCGTTCGAAGCTGCTAATTTTATAGAGCCCCAGGGATCAAGAAACTAAAAAACGCACGGGAGATTTTGGGTCTCGCGTGCGTTTGATTTTTGGTGCGTGAAGTTCACGACTAACGGGAGCCTGACTGACTGATTAGTACAGGCAATTGAGTACTGGCCAGGCACTACCAGCGCTGGGCAACTTGTTGCTTCATGAAGCCGAGGCTGTCGCGCGAGAGTTGTTCTTCGCTCTCGAACATACGGCGCCAGATTTTGGTGGCGGCGGCCAGTTCAGGGAGCGCCAGACCAAACGCCTCGACCACCATCCAGCCGTTGTAGCCGATGTCGCGCAGAGCGTCGAAATTCTCTTCCCAGCGGACGTTCCCCTTGCCGGGAGTGCTTCGATCGTTCTCGCTGATGTGCACGTGGCACAGCATATCGGCACAGCTGTGGATCGCCTGCGCGATGCTCTTCTCTTCGATGTTGCTGTGGAACGTGTCGTACATCATGCGGCAGCGGGCGTGACCAACTTCGCGGCAAAAACGGGCCGAATCGGCGTGCGTATTGAGCAGATACGTCTCAAACCGGTTGAGGCATTCAACACCGAGCGTGACATGCACGGTCCCCGCATGCTCGGCCACTGCTCGCATGCTTTCGACACCCCACTTCCACTCGTCGGCGGTTCGTCCCTTGCCACTGAACGATCCGAGGGCCGAATGATAGGGGCCAACCAGAGTCACCGCGCCGACAGCAGCGCAGCAGTCGAGCGCCTTCTTGTTGGCGTCGATCCCCTTTTGGCGAATCGCAGCATCGGGGCTGATCGGGTTGTCGGCTTCGGTGCGGACCGTCACGGCAGTTCGCGCGAGGCCAATTTCGTCGAGAATTTTGCCCCACTTGGCGTAGTCGAGATCCATGTTGAAGATCGGCAGCTCGACGCCGTCGTAGCCCAGGTTCTTTAGCAAATGGAGGACGGGAATCATCTCGTCGCTCAGTTCGCCGGTCCACAGCAGCAGATTCATGCCGTACTTCATCAGTTAATCCTCAGAGGGAGAGTCGGACGCCTAAAGGGTCGTCGAAGTGGGAGTGAGTAATTCGTGACGGCGAAGCCACACAGCTTCGCGCATGTCGGGGAGTAGTCGCTTGAGTCCTTCAGGGAGCGGTGGAAGTTTCACGCGCCGCATGACCTGCTCGAGTCGCCTAAAAAGTTTGTCATCGTCGCGATAGTCGTACAAGAACCGCTCGGTCAGGAATCGGGGCAAGAGCAGCAGGAGTCGATCGGTGGGGCGCGTCGCGAGCTCGCTAACCATCGTTTGCAGCTGGTAGGGATCGAGATGCGCCAGGGCCAGGTAGTAGTCGTCGAGTCGCTGCGGATCCTCGCGATCGAGCGCCGCATCGAGCATCAGTTCGACCAAAATATGGCCGAGAAAACTCGGGCGGAGCCCATCGTCGGCAGGCAACTGATCGCGAATGGCGAGCGTAAATTGCCAGCTGAGATCGCTGAATGCCTGCGTGGTATGGAACCAGTCGTCGTCGGCCAGATGCTGCAGCACCCCGCGGGCAAATCGGGCTTTCGTCTGGTCGGTGGGGGTCGCATGCGGCTCGACATTTCGCCGCCGCATGCGCACCTTTCGATCGATCACACTGAGCCAATCTGGGGCGCTGGTGCCCGCCAGAAAGTAAGGATCAGCCGTAAATCGCCAGCCATGCGCCAGGTAGTTCATGGCCTTAGTTTACACGCTCGAGACCGACTACACCTTCTGCCAGTTGTGCTCGGCAGCGCTCTTCAGCACAGCATCGCACACCTTCTGCGTTTCGAGCGAGTCGCGGAACGTGGGGCCCGCTGGCTTGCCGGTCGATAGGCTCTCACAGAAGTCGGCCACTTGATGCACGAAGCTGTGCTCGTAACCAATCGCCAGACCAGGCACCCACCACTTGTTCATGTAGGGATGATCGCCGTCGGTCACATGGATGCTCGACCAGCCTCGCAAGTTGCCAGCGTCGCGATAGTCGAACCACTGCAGACGATGCAGGTCGTGGAGGTCCCACTTGATCGAGCCGAATTCGCCGTTGATTTCCAAGGTGTAGAGTGCCTTGTGACCACGGGCATAGCGGGTCGATTCAAACAGACCGAGCGAGCCGTTTTGGAAATGGCAAAGGAACGAGCAAGCGTCGTCGATCGTCACCTTTTCCATCTTGCCGGTAAGGGTGTGCTTACGTTCCTTGATGAACGTTTCGGTCATTGCCGTCACGTCGCTGATCCCACCGTTGAGCCAGAGCGCGGTGTCGATGCAGTGCGCGAGAAGATCGCCCGTCACGCCGCTGCCAGCGGCTGCCGAATCGAGCCGCCACAGCCCTTGACCACCTTGCGGCAGGTCGGCCGAGATCGTCCAGTCCTGCAGGAAGTTGGCGCGATAATGGAAGATGCGGCCGAGTTTGCCTTCGTCGATCAGTTGCTTGGCAAACGTCACGGCAGGGATGCGGCGATAGTTGTACCACACGATGTTGGCCACCCCTGCCTTTTCGACAGCGGCGCACATCTCTTCTCCTTCAGCGACGTTCATCGCCAGCGGCTTTTCGCACAGGATCATCTTCCCCGCTTGGGCAGCGGCAATGGCGATCTCTTTGTGCAAGTTATTAGGAGTGCAGATATCGACCGCATCGATATCGTCGCGAGCAATCAGCTTGCGCCAATCGGTTTCGATGCTCTTATAACCCCACGTCTCGGCAAAAGCCTTGGCTTTTTCTTCATCGCGAGCACAAACAGCCTGCAGCACAGGGGTGTGCTCAAGCTTAAAGAAATTCGCTACGCGGTTATAAGCGTTCGAGTGAGCTCGGCCCATGAAGCCGTAACCGATCATACCAATGCGAAGAGGTTTTGACATGACAATCTATCTCAAAGGTTAAATCAAAAGGTATTGAAGGACGAACTAGGAGGTCGCTTCTCGATGAAGCGGATCAGCTCCAGCCATGTGCATCGCGTACGGCGAGCATCGTCTTGAGGATCGTGTTCCAGGTGCTTTGTTTTTCGAGCATGTCGTTGGGGAACATGCAGCCATCCCAGCAGATATGCTTCAGGCCACGCGACGAAGCACCTTGGAGCCAGGCACCGGCGGTTTTGACGATGTCGAGCTTGCCGTTGGGGTCGTCGGCGGGGCAATGGCGGCCGGTCTTGTCGTGCGAACCGGTGCCGTGCACCGATCCATCGTTCTGGGCGACGTGGAAATCGAACGTCCAGGGACGGAGCGCGTCGGTCATGGTTTTGAAAGCGGCGTCGAAATCGGCCTGGCTATAGCCGGGCTTCAGCAGAGCGTGATGCTCGGCGTTATAACCCAAGAGATACAAATAGGTATGCGCTTGGTCAGCCTGGAAACCAACGGTTTCGGGCATGGCAACTTCTTCGAGCAGCGCGAGCATGTTCTTCCACGAGTGCATGCCGGCCCAGCAGATCTCCCCTTCCGCCGCGAGTCGTTCGCCGTGATCGGCAGCGACCTTAGCAGCTTCGCGGAAAGTGGCAGCGATCTTGGTGGTATTCCCCTTGGGATCAGCATCCCAGTGCGAAGGGCTGTCGGCCGAGTCGATGCGGATCACGCCATACTTGCGGACCCCATGCTCGTTGAGAATCTTGGCGATACGGCACGCCTTCTTCACGGCGAGAACGAAGTTCGCACGATCTTCGTCGCTACCCATCGCAGAGCCGCCGACCGTGCCGGGCCAAACGGGAGCAACGAGCGAGCCGACATTCAGGTTGTACGAGGCGATTTTATCGGCCATCGCCCGAAGCTGATCGTCGGTCGCATCGGGATCGGTGTGGGGATGAAACAGGAACAGATCGACGCCATCGAACTTCTGACCATTCACTTCTGCGGCAGCGGTGAGCTCGAGCATCCGCTCCAAGCTGATCGGCGGATGATCGGTCCCTGGCTCTTTGCCCACGAGTCCCGGCCACATCGCATTGTGGAGTTTCGGATAAGTCGGAGAGGCCATCGAAGAGGTTTCCTATATGGAGTTGAATGATTTGTCAGTGTCGAGCTAAGCAGTGGTAGACAAGTGCTGCTGAAGACTCTGCTTAAGGAGGTAATTCTGGTGGGGATGCTCCAGCAATTTGCGGTCGCTATCGTGCTGCAACCGACCCGGCCACCAAATGGCCGGGTCGTGGCATTGCAGTGCATACAGCAGCGAAAAGATTGTCAGTTTTGGATTCCCACTGCTGGACAAGCCAGCAGTGCCACCCAAAGTCGGCTTGGGACGGAAGGGAGACCGAAGCCGTCCTACTATTTCTTGTAATCGCCGATGTTCGGGAGCTTTTTGTGGACATCGGGGCCGAAGTAGCGGAGGCCGACGAGCGGCTCGCTGCCGGTGTTTTCGATTTCCACACCGCCGGTGGCTGCTTCGTGGCTGATGAAGACTTCGTCTTCGGTCTCTTGACCAAAACGAATCATCGCGGGGGTTTGCAGGGCCAATTTGCCCATCTTTCCCTTGCCTTGCACCGTCACCCAGCCGCTCGCGCCGGGATCTTTGAGGGTGCATTTGCAACCTGGTTCGATCGTCAGTTCTTTGGCCGAGAAGAGCTGCTCGCCATCGACCAGACCGTACACGATCCACTTGTCGGTGTAGCCTGGGCCACTCATCTTCTTGTCGACGATCGGCTCGAGGTAGTTATTGTCTTTGAAGTTGGGGTCGACGTTCTTTTCCCAGTCCAATTGACCGATAATAAAATCGAGATCTTGGTGCTTGTCCGCTGGCATATCTTTCACCAGCAGAGCCCATGGCACATAGCGGCCTTCGACAATGTTTTGATACATACCAAACACGTCGCTCCCCCATTGTGGCTCATAGGTGCAGAGAGAGCCGGGAGCATGCAGCACGCCTGGAGGAATGAGCCAGCCGGTGCCACGTTTCAGGCGATAGGCCTTCGAAAGATCGAGGATGCCATTGTCCCCTTTGTTCCAGTTTTCCAAGCATTTGCGGAGCTGATCTTTGGTGGTTCCTGGTTCCAGGCCCATGAACGTATAGCAAAAGTTATTATCCACATTGTTATATTGTGGTGGGAAATAATAACTCTCGGGCTTTCCTTCTTGGCCAACCTTTTTGGCATCGGCAAAGCTTTGATGCATATGGTGCGGGATTGGGCCCATATTATCAAAGAACTTGGAATAGACAGGCCATTTGCCATACTTCTTAAACATGGTGCGGCCAATCAGGCGGGCACCTTGTTCGGCAACAGCATCCTTGAGGAGGAAGTGCTGGCCTTCAAAGCTGGCGAAGCTGAGACCTTCGTGCCAGACGCGGCCGTCGTTGGCGGCTTCGGTGGTGCTGGAGAACCAGCGTTCGTCGATACCACCACGGTCGGCACCGTAGGCGTAGAGATCGCCGGGGAACAGCTTGATGCGGCGTCCAGGATGGAGGAACGAGCGCGGAACCCAAGTCGGTGTCAGACGGAGCAGACCTTCGCCTCGATCCAAAGCCCGATCGAGCACCTTAGCAACGTTGTCACTCTTCACGACGTTTGGAAGAATCATGGCAGCAAACCAGCTCCTGGCCGAAAGCACAAAAGGGAAAGGCTCGCGCGGCGGAGAGGAACTTTCCCTTGCCGTGCGAAGAACGCCCACCGGACAACGCCGGTTGCGGGCGGAAAATGAGCCCAAAAACGTAAGGCGTTGTTGTATGCTCTGAGGGGCCGATGGGCAAGTAATCAGCCCCGAAAACCACTACAGTGGCGGCTGGTTTTCCGTGGTGGCATGCGCGCGGATCGGTCACTAGACTATCGGCTGACCTGCATCCGCCCGCTGCGGCAACCAATCTTGCATGGAGCCTCTCCCATGGCCGTTCGTACCTGGAAACTGATCGACCGTCACTCGAATCTCCTCCGCCGAGCTGAGCAATTTTCGGTACAAGCGAGCGACGTGGGACTGGGGGAAGGACGTTTCTACGCCCTTGGACACGCCCTGCAGAGTGGTTCATCAGCGGGCGTTGATATGCTCGAAATCAGCAACGGCGCAATCACGGTCGAACTGCTGCCGACTCGAGGCATGGGAATTCGCCGGGCGTGGAGCAGCACGCCCAGTGGCGTCGCGATATTTGGGTGGGAATCCCCCGTTCGAGGCCCCGTGCACCCAGCGCTAGTGGATCTGGGGGAGCCCAGTGGTTTGGGGTGGCTCGATGGCTTCGATGAGCTCCTTGTCCGGTGCGGTCTCGAGAGTAACGGAGCCCCTGAGTTCGACGAAACGACCGGTCGGCTCAAGTATCCGCTGCATGGCCGGATTGCCAACAAGCCAGCCCACGAACTGACCCTCACGATCGACACCGATAAGGAAGAAATCACACTTGTGGGTGTGGTCGAAGAAGCACGCTTTCACTTCCTCAAGCTTCGGCTGACCACCACCATGACGCTGAAGCTCGGCTCGCACCAAATTGCGATTCGCGACGAGATTGAGAATCTCAGCAGCGCGCCGGCCGAAGCACAGATGCTGTATCACGTGAACTTTGGTCTGCCGCTGCTCGATGCTGGTTCGCAGGTGATGGCCCCAGTTAAAACGCTGGTGCCACGCAATCCGCACGCCGCCTCGGGCCTGAAAAGCTGGAACAGCTACCTCGCTCCGCAAACGGGCTACGAGGAGATGGTCTATTTCCTCGAAATGCATGGGACCGAGCATAGCGTGACCGAAGTGCTGCTGAAGAACGCCCACAGCACACGTGGGGCCAGCTTGATTTACAAGACGAGCGAACTCCCCTGCTTTTCGCTCTGGAAGGACACCGGGAGCGCTGTGGATGGCTATGTCACGGGGCTCGAACCTGGGACGAACTATCCCAATCCGCGATCGTTCGAGGGGAAGCACAACCGGGTGATGAAGCTTGCCCCGCTGGAGAAAAAATCGCTCCATCTCACGCTCGAACTGCACACCACCGAGAAGAGCATCGCAGCGGCTGAAGCCCGCATTGCCAAGCTCCAAGCCGGGAAAGAAACCAAAATTCACGACGCGCCGCTGGCTGATTGGTGCGCGTGATCAGCCTCCAGCGGGCGGAATCGCGTGACGTGAAATCTCGCTAGATCTGTCGCTGTGTGTGTCTATAATCGTGGCACGTGCGGGGAGCCTGCCGGGCAGGTTGCGCTCCTACGTTTTTCACACCGAAAGAGGCTGTCTGTTATGAAAAAATATGTTGCCGCCGCGATGCTGGGTCTTTTGGGCTGCGTGATTGTGGTGCGAAGTGCACTGGCGATTACCGAAGCACAGTCGTACGCCTGTCCTGTGGTGGAATCGCTCGGGCTTCAGCGGATTCCCTCCGATAAAATTGGTGGACCGCAGCAGTATCGCATCACGGAAGATACGATCAAGCTTCTCACCCAATTCTCGAAAGACAAGCGCATCGTCATTGTCGAAAACGACGGCTCGATCACGGTGAAGTAGAGCTAAAGCTCAGTCTAGCCAAGAATCGAGATCAGCTTCAGCGATCAGTCCCTTGCAGCGGTGGCTGACGGTGCTGCTACGTTTTGCATTTGCCAGCGGCGAATGATCAGCCAAACCAGCGGCGTGGCGAGGGCAGCGAAGGGTAGCGCAATTGTGAGCTGCCACAGCAGCGCGAGTGTCGTGGGGCTCAATAGTTTGCGGCTGGTATCGAGCACAAGGATCTGCGAGGGATCGATTTTGGGATAGGCTTGCTCGAGCACGATGATCTCGGGGGAGCGGAGCTGGTGGATCGAGTTCACCACGAGCCCGGTGAGTTCGGTTTGCTGACAAAACCTCTCGACCGAGGCTTCATCGGGTGCATCGGAAGTTCGCACGATCACGTGAAACTCACGCTGCAGCTCGGCATTTTGATCGGGATAGAGTGGAATCCAAACCCGCGTCCACTGATCCCCTTTCTCTTCGTAGATCCAGTCGAGCCCCAACCGGAGCTGCGTCACGGTGACGTGAATATTGTCCCCCGGGCCACTCGCAATTAGCTGCTGGAGGGTGATCTTTTGCGGTGTGGGACTCGCTAGACTGGCCAGCGTTTGCTCTTGCCACAGCGCCAGGCCACACAGGCCGGTCGCCGCCAGTAGCAAGAGGACGAGGATCAACACCACGGCGTCGATCTTTTGGATGGTTTTGAGTGACATCAAACGATGGTTGCAGCTATTCCGAGAAGGTTCGGCGGCAGACGCCTGCTCTTTACGGGTTCGCTCTTCAGCGAATGAATTGGGACTATTTAGGCTTCTCGGGGCGGAGGAGAAACGAGCCAAAGTCACCCTTGTTTCCGACGGGAGTTTCGACCCCTTCGTAGGCGAAGGGTCCAACCGTAGTGTGCTGGTTGGGACCTCGTTGATAGGTCACTTCGTAGAGGTCTTTTCCGTCGCGATGACGAAGGTACTGGAGCTTATAGGAGAACTCGTTCGGCTCCCCTTCGTGCAGCGTGTTGGAGATGGAAGC
This window of the Pirellula staleyi DSM 6068 genome carries:
- a CDS encoding sugar phosphate isomerase/epimerase: MKYGMNLLLWTGELSDEMIPVLHLLKNLGYDGVELPIFNMDLDYAKWGKILDEIGLARTAVTVRTEADNPISPDAAIRQKGIDANKKALDCCAAVGAVTLVGPYHSALGSFSGKGRTADEWKWGVESMRAVAEHAGTVHVTLGVECLNRFETYLLNTHADSARFCREVGHARCRMMYDTFHSNIEEKSIAQAIHSCADMLCHVHISENDRSTPGKGNVRWEENFDALRDIGYNGWMVVEAFGLALPELAAATKIWRRMFESEEQLSRDSLGFMKQQVAQRW
- a CDS encoding Gfo/Idh/MocA family oxidoreductase, which gives rise to MSKPLRIGMIGYGFMGRAHSNAYNRVANFFKLEHTPVLQAVCARDEEKAKAFAETWGYKSIETDWRKLIARDDIDAVDICTPNNLHKEIAIAAAQAGKMILCEKPLAMNVAEGEEMCAAVEKAGVANIVWYNYRRIPAVTFAKQLIDEGKLGRIFHYRANFLQDWTISADLPQGGQGLWRLDSAAAGSGVTGDLLAHCIDTALWLNGGISDVTAMTETFIKERKHTLTGKMEKVTIDDACSFLCHFQNGSLGLFESTRYARGHKALYTLEINGEFGSIKWDLHDLHRLQWFDYRDAGNLRGWSSIHVTDGDHPYMNKWWVPGLAIGYEHSFVHQVADFCESLSTGKPAGPTFRDSLETQKVCDAVLKSAAEHNWQKV
- a CDS encoding TIM barrel protein, with translation MASPTYPKLHNAMWPGLVGKEPGTDHPPISLERMLELTAAAEVNGQKFDGVDLFLFHPHTDPDATDDQLRAMADKIASYNLNVGSLVAPVWPGTVGGSAMGSDEDRANFVLAVKKACRIAKILNEHGVRKYGVIRIDSADSPSHWDADPKGNTTKIAATFREAAKVAADHGERLAAEGEICWAGMHSWKNMLALLEEVAMPETVGFQADQAHTYLYLLGYNAEHHALLKPGYSQADFDAAFKTMTDALRPWTFDFHVAQNDGSVHGTGSHDKTGRHCPADDPNGKLDIVKTAGAWLQGASSRGLKHICWDGCMFPNDMLEKQSTWNTILKTMLAVRDAHGWS
- a CDS encoding aldose 1-epimerase family protein yields the protein MAVRTWKLIDRHSNLLRRAEQFSVQASDVGLGEGRFYALGHALQSGSSAGVDMLEISNGAITVELLPTRGMGIRRAWSSTPSGVAIFGWESPVRGPVHPALVDLGEPSGLGWLDGFDELLVRCGLESNGAPEFDETTGRLKYPLHGRIANKPAHELTLTIDTDKEEITLVGVVEEARFHFLKLRLTTTMTLKLGSHQIAIRDEIENLSSAPAEAQMLYHVNFGLPLLDAGSQVMAPVKTLVPRNPHAASGLKSWNSYLAPQTGYEEMVYFLEMHGTEHSVTEVLLKNAHSTRGASLIYKTSELPCFSLWKDTGSAVDGYVTGLEPGTNYPNPRSFEGKHNRVMKLAPLEKKSLHLTLELHTTEKSIAAAEARIAKLQAGKETKIHDAPLADWCA